The following are encoded in a window of Streptomyces sp. Go-475 genomic DNA:
- a CDS encoding GvpL/GvpF family gas vesicle protein yields MTGLRYVYAVCRPFGTPLQAQLTGVAGDPPRALTHHGLVAVVSHVPERDFAEEPLRAHLEDLDWLTETARAHQGVIDALTTVTTPLPLRLGTVFRDDSGVRTMIEAREEDFRRTLDRLEGRVEWGVKVYAESEPQESPRPVQKATSGRDYLRQRRMQTRSHEEMWQKAENFSTRLHEQLSAFAEDSRLHPPQNPALSKATGRNVLNAAYLVPRAHSEEFVEMVDRTKGEVPGMRVELTGPWAAYSFAGEDA; encoded by the coding sequence GTGACCGGACTGCGGTACGTCTACGCCGTCTGCCGCCCCTTCGGCACACCGCTCCAGGCCCAGCTGACGGGGGTGGCCGGCGATCCGCCCAGAGCGCTGACCCACCACGGCCTCGTCGCCGTGGTCAGCCACGTGCCGGAGCGGGACTTCGCGGAGGAACCGCTCCGCGCCCATCTGGAGGACCTGGACTGGCTCACCGAGACGGCCCGGGCCCACCAGGGCGTGATCGACGCGCTCACCACCGTCACGACCCCGCTGCCGCTGCGGCTCGGCACCGTCTTCCGGGACGACAGCGGCGTACGGACGATGATCGAGGCGCGCGAGGAGGACTTCCGGCGCACCCTCGACCGGCTGGAGGGCCGCGTCGAGTGGGGCGTCAAGGTGTACGCCGAGTCCGAACCGCAGGAGAGTCCCCGGCCCGTGCAGAAGGCCACCTCGGGCCGGGACTACCTGCGACAGCGGCGTATGCAGACCCGGTCGCACGAGGAGATGTGGCAGAAGGCCGAGAATTTCTCGACCCGGCTGCACGAGCAGCTTTCCGCATTCGCGGAGGATTCCCGGCTGCATCCCCCGCAGAATCCCGCACTGTCCAAGGCGACCGGGCGGAACGTACTGAATGCCGCCTATCTCGTGCCGCGCGCGCATTCCGAGGAATTCGTGGAGATGGTGGACCGCACGAAGGGCGAGGTGCCCGGAATGCGGGTCGAACTCACCGGGCCCTGGGCCGCCTATTCGTTCGCCGGGGAGGACGCATGA
- a CDS encoding gas vesicle protein: protein MTVVERREVALVDLLDRLLAGGVVITGDITLRIADVDLVRIDLNALISSVNAQVPSPFEELL from the coding sequence GTGACCGTAGTGGAACGCCGTGAGGTCGCCCTCGTGGACCTGCTCGACCGGCTGCTCGCCGGCGGCGTCGTGATCACGGGGGACATCACCCTGCGCATCGCCGACGTCGACCTCGTCCGCATCGACCTCAACGCGCTCATCAGCTCGGTGAACGCCCAGGTGCCCTCCCCGTTCGAGGAGTTGCTGTGA
- a CDS encoding gas vesicle protein K has product MTSPDHHRPEPRPHRNRLDLEPDTVERDLVKLVLTVVELLRQLMERQALRRFDVGDLSEDQEERIGLTLMLLEERMAELRDRYGLRPEDLNLDLGPLGPLLPRD; this is encoded by the coding sequence GTGACGTCCCCCGACCACCACCGGCCCGAGCCCCGGCCGCACCGCAACCGGCTGGACCTCGAGCCCGACACCGTCGAGCGCGACCTGGTCAAACTCGTGCTGACCGTCGTGGAACTGCTGCGCCAGCTCATGGAGCGCCAGGCGCTGCGCCGGTTCGACGTGGGGGACCTCAGCGAGGACCAGGAGGAGCGGATCGGGCTCACCCTGATGCTGCTGGAGGAGCGCATGGCGGAGCTGCGCGACCGCTACGGACTGCGGCCCGAGGACCTCAACCTGGACCTCGGGCCGCTCGGACCGCTGCTTCCCCGGGACTGA
- a CDS encoding gas vesicle protein, protein MTTPHRMPEPYGQGGGANLADILERVLDKGIVIAGDIRINLLDIELLTIKLRLIVASVDKAKEMGIDWWETDPALSSRARRDELARENAELRERLARLEELEPGRAEKKEAP, encoded by the coding sequence ATGACGACGCCCCACCGGATGCCCGAACCCTACGGCCAGGGAGGCGGCGCCAACCTCGCCGACATCCTGGAACGGGTGCTCGACAAGGGCATCGTCATCGCGGGCGACATCCGCATCAACCTGCTCGACATCGAACTGCTCACCATCAAACTGCGGCTGATCGTCGCCTCGGTGGACAAGGCGAAGGAGATGGGCATCGACTGGTGGGAGACCGACCCGGCCCTGTCCTCGCGGGCCCGCCGCGACGAACTGGCCCGTGAGAACGCCGAGTTGCGCGAGAGGCTGGCCCGGCTGGAGGAACTGGAGCCCGGCCGCGCGGAGAAGAAGGAGGCACCGTGA